The following are from one region of the Stigmatella ashevillena genome:
- a CDS encoding glycoside hydrolase family 76 protein, with protein sequence MNPQLLTVWAASLVLAFAPSAIALTPTEKNLAFDSYNNAFYVANGGSGYYAVDTNRGAPGRIHFWKVCEQIEAAEDAYDRTGNPAYRDLVRSLLNGLNNVVSGTTDFASWNEYNDDVMWAVIALTRGYEITGNRTFLDQAQWQFNQVWNRAWDSQLGGGFWWRADKQTKNACVNGPATIAAMLLARNTVNTGYRAQADQIYNWLRSTLYNSSTGQVADHIQANGTKVWWAFTYNQGTFAGAATLLFQATGNASYRDAGGLAVNWTRRNLTGQHIVDILNDEYDANGGSGDTAGFKGIFVRWASRWAGAANDASIKSWLSLNANTAWSYRNSSGVMWGQWWRRTPDNYVTSWEASPGLAVSQIPY encoded by the coding sequence ATGAACCCGCAGCTCCTGACTGTATGGGCCGCTTCCCTGGTCCTGGCGTTCGCGCCCAGTGCCATCGCCCTCACCCCCACGGAAAAGAACCTGGCGTTCGACTCCTACAACAACGCGTTCTATGTCGCGAACGGCGGGAGCGGCTACTACGCGGTCGACACGAACCGCGGCGCACCTGGCCGGATCCACTTCTGGAAGGTCTGCGAGCAGATCGAAGCGGCCGAGGACGCCTATGACCGGACCGGTAACCCGGCCTACCGCGATCTGGTGCGCTCACTGCTCAACGGGTTGAACAACGTCGTCAGTGGAACCACGGACTTCGCTTCGTGGAATGAGTACAACGATGACGTCATGTGGGCGGTCATCGCGCTGACCCGCGGTTACGAGATCACTGGCAACCGAACGTTCCTCGATCAAGCGCAGTGGCAGTTCAACCAGGTCTGGAACCGCGCGTGGGACAGCCAACTCGGTGGTGGCTTCTGGTGGCGGGCGGATAAGCAGACCAAGAATGCGTGCGTGAACGGCCCGGCCACCATCGCCGCGATGTTGCTCGCCCGGAACACTGTCAATACCGGCTACCGGGCACAAGCCGACCAGATCTACAACTGGCTCCGGTCGACCCTGTACAATTCCTCAACGGGCCAAGTTGCCGACCATATCCAGGCCAATGGAACCAAGGTGTGGTGGGCCTTCACCTACAACCAAGGGACCTTCGCGGGTGCGGCGACCCTGCTCTTCCAGGCGACCGGAAACGCGAGCTATCGCGACGCGGGCGGCCTGGCGGTGAACTGGACCCGCCGCAACCTGACTGGCCAGCACATCGTCGACATCCTCAACGACGAGTACGATGCCAATGGCGGCAGCGGAGATACCGCTGGGTTCAAAGGCATCTTCGTTCGATGGGCGAGCAGGTGGGCGGGTGCGGCCAATGATGCGTCGATCAAGAGCTGGCTGAGCCTCAACGCCAACACCGCCTGGTCGTACCGGAACTCCTCTGGCGTGATGTGGGGCCAGTGGTGGCGGCGGACCCCAGACAACTATGTCACGTCCTGGGAAGCGAGCCCCGGCCTCGCCGTATCGCAGATCCCGTACTGA
- a CDS encoding TetR/AcrR family transcriptional regulator, which yields MAARPPAHTLDPRKTPGQKRSAATVAAVLEAAARILETEGLEGYTTNAVAQHAGVSIGSLYQYFSSKDAITKALMIRETAALLADVAVIDVEAGGRAGLQRLIEVAVAYQFRRPALARLLDLEERRLPVDQEMQRVGEQLARTLQRCLDAPDMAAMSHSPFAAGDLLAIMKGLVDAAGDRGERDNATLVARVHRAVFGYLEHVPA from the coding sequence ATGGCCGCTCGCCCCCCCGCACACACGCTCGATCCGAGGAAAACGCCGGGCCAGAAGCGCTCGGCGGCGACCGTTGCCGCCGTGCTTGAAGCGGCGGCTCGCATTTTGGAGACAGAGGGGCTGGAGGGCTACACGACCAACGCCGTGGCCCAGCATGCCGGCGTCAGCATCGGCTCGCTGTACCAGTACTTCTCCAGCAAGGACGCGATCACCAAAGCGCTGATGATCCGAGAGACGGCCGCGCTTCTGGCGGACGTCGCCGTCATCGACGTGGAAGCGGGTGGGCGTGCTGGACTCCAACGGCTGATCGAAGTGGCTGTTGCCTATCAGTTCCGACGTCCGGCCCTCGCGCGGCTCCTCGATTTGGAGGAGCGCCGTCTGCCGGTCGATCAAGAGATGCAGCGTGTGGGCGAGCAGTTGGCTCGTACCCTCCAACGGTGCCTCGACGCGCCCGATATGGCCGCGATGTCTCACTCCCCGTTTGCCGCTGGCGATCTGCTGGCCATCATGAAAGGCCTCGTTGACGCTGCGGGAGACCGCGGTGAACGCGACAACGCCACCCTCGTCGCACGTGTCCATCGGGCCGTCTTCGGCTATTTGGAGCACGTCCCCGCCTGA